CACATCGATCGACACAAGGTGCTGAAACAAGTAAGGAGGTCGGGaaaaagggccgagttctggcccTACCCTAATCCCCCATTGTACTTCATCTCCTCCGGAGATTACTTCAGAGACACAACAAATGAGTTCAAAGAGAGTTATAATTACTACAAACATGGGTACAATCTCGGACATCGGCATGGGAATATTCCGGTAACTCACCGAGGTGATGATAAGATCAGCAACATGTTCAACGACGACAATGTTAATGCCGCCTGTTGTCTCATGTAGAGAAACCTGAATATAAAACATTTTAGTACCCACCAATTTCCATCATGTAATATAATTTGCATTTAATGTAATATTGAATGCactgtatatataaatatttctacatatttaacttttttttttttgaaatattgtaatctctttttatttttttaatttttaaatatcataaaGGCCCTTGTACTAAAGATCACATTGTATTTTACTACTTCCATTTAGAAAATAGGCAAATCAGTTaatgtacattagatcaaagagtaaaccgGTCATTCTGTTAAAAAGTTCATTCATTTCTGCTATTAAAAATAAAGTACATGTAGCACGTTACAtgtaattgtttaattatttcaTCAATCACGTCAGTTTTTAACAGtgcaaatgaataaaaaaatttaacagaaatgaccaattactctttaatctaattacaaggattagtttatttattttttgaataaaataaataaaatataatctaactcttaatataaaTACATCTATAATACTTAAACAGTAAAAGCTGAATTTGTTATAGCATGTCAAAGGACTTGAAAACTTTTACTTGTAATCATTTGTATCATTTTTTGTAGTAGGAAATTATATATTAGAGAGTCCTTGGATCAGGCGATTTATTTTCCCCGTTTATGTACAAGGATGTAGATGATTTATAGGAGATATGAAGTGATAAAATGCATCTTTTATCTTAAAGATTTGGAAGaatattttaatgagatttaCTTTGATTGGGGCTTATAGATAGGAAATACAATCCTCCATGAATAGCACAACTTGAGAGCATCAAGTTTACTCAAAAGGAGTCttcattttttatgcattttctaAGATTATTTCTTTTCTAAAGACAAATATTTTGCTGCGGAAGTTGATGAGGGATCAACCCACAATTATCTTagt
This window of the Gossypium hirsutum isolate 1008001.06 chromosome A09, Gossypium_hirsutum_v2.1, whole genome shotgun sequence genome carries:
- the LOC107930205 gene encoding heavy metal-associated isoprenylated plant protein 30 isoform X2; its protein translation is MANLIERAFGTIIAAIANSFFGYRDNKKGVSNTNYYHKKPNKGQPLSLQTVDLKVRMCCIGCERVVKRAIYKLRGVNSVEVDLKMGKVTVIGHIDRHKVLKQVRRSGKRAEFWPYPNPPLYFISSGDYFRDTTNEFKESYNYYKHGYNLGHRHGNIPVTHRGDDKISNMFNDDNVNAACCLM